One part of the Acetonema longum DSM 6540 genome encodes these proteins:
- a CDS encoding phBC6A51 family helix-turn-helix protein, with protein MMTQEKQTKKSQERKRPKTVSVWTPRPELVRVTEMLLNPDDRRSKAEKIKAAGLTEQVFYRWMKDERFVNYLNKQIDKYTNSEINEVWKALVRKCKIGDTSAIKLFFELKGLYKDQKQIEHTGKDGKPIETETRIIIDYGDGADG; from the coding sequence ATGATGACGCAGGAAAAGCAAACGAAAAAAAGCCAGGAAAGAAAAAGACCAAAAACCGTTAGTGTTTGGACACCACGGCCTGAATTGGTCAGAGTGACTGAGATGCTTTTAAATCCTGACGATAGAAGGTCAAAGGCGGAGAAGATAAAAGCCGCTGGACTAACAGAACAGGTTTTTTACCGGTGGATGAAGGATGAAAGGTTTGTAAACTATCTCAATAAACAGATCGATAAATACACCAACAGTGAAATAAATGAAGTCTGGAAGGCACTGGTGCGCAAATGCAAGATAGGTGATACCAGCGCAATAAAGCTGTTTTTCGAACTAAAAGGTCTATATAAGGACCAAAAACAAATCGAGCATACCGGCAAAGATGGTAAACCGATAGAAACTGAAACCCGTATCATTATAGATTACGGCGATGGTGCAGATGGCTAA